One Calditrichia bacterium DNA window includes the following coding sequences:
- a CDS encoding histidine kinase: MMQRYLNDSGFQRGSWQYREKILLSGVLMSLLLLNSRYIHHGHASATLKPVTIFVWLIVATGFALLMFPVVIWLCQRFPLAQAPVKHGLVHLGITIGVAIAHLFVFRDVTWLICSYCPDAFPNVYAAIGSFFSNQMLPALCIYPTMLGSHYAVLFWHSSRERDRQTRRLQDALQRAELRSLNAQINPHFLFNALQMISALVHNDANRADQAIVQLSNLLRLTLRQTDVEVIALEQELAMLKLYLDIMQTRFENTLQITFDIEPKTLNAEVPYLLMQPLVENAIEYGANPVDDSRNIRISAAISGRKLQLDIADNGRGFSLEEANWQDAGVGISNTIKRLEQLYGTRHQFRISDGIAGGANVTILIPFRIHKDAAAVNPSKE; the protein is encoded by the coding sequence ATGATGCAGCGCTACTTGAACGACTCGGGCTTTCAGCGAGGTTCGTGGCAATACCGGGAAAAAATTCTGCTTTCCGGCGTGCTGATGAGTCTTCTGTTGCTGAACAGCCGTTACATCCATCACGGACATGCGTCCGCAACGCTAAAACCGGTCACCATTTTTGTCTGGCTGATTGTCGCTACCGGATTTGCTTTGCTGATGTTTCCTGTCGTTATCTGGCTATGCCAACGGTTTCCGCTGGCGCAGGCACCGGTGAAACACGGGCTGGTCCATTTGGGAATAACCATCGGTGTTGCGATTGCACACCTATTTGTTTTTCGTGATGTTACGTGGCTGATCTGCTCGTATTGCCCTGATGCATTTCCAAATGTTTATGCTGCTATCGGAAGCTTTTTTTCAAACCAGATGTTGCCGGCATTGTGTATTTATCCAACGATGCTTGGCAGCCATTACGCAGTGCTGTTTTGGCACAGCTCCCGCGAACGCGATCGCCAAACCCGGCGGTTGCAGGATGCTCTGCAACGGGCAGAATTGCGCTCGTTGAATGCCCAGATCAACCCGCATTTTTTGTTCAATGCGTTGCAGATGATCAGCGCGCTGGTGCACAACGACGCCAACCGTGCAGATCAGGCGATTGTTCAGCTCAGCAATTTGCTGCGGCTTACCCTTCGCCAAACGGATGTGGAAGTGATCGCGCTGGAACAGGAGCTTGCGATGCTGAAATTGTATCTGGACATCATGCAAACTCGTTTTGAGAACACGCTGCAAATTACATTTGACATCGAACCCAAAACGCTGAACGCAGAAGTGCCTTATTTGCTGATGCAGCCATTGGTCGAAAACGCGATTGAATACGGCGCAAATCCGGTTGACGATAGCCGGAACATACGCATCAGCGCAGCTATTTCCGGCAGAAAATTACAGTTGGATATCGCCGATAACGGCAGAGGCTTTTCGTTGGAAGAAGCAAACTGGCAAGATGCCGGCGTTGGTATCTCCAATACTATCAAACGGTTAGAGCAATTATACGGCACCCGTCACCAATTCCGGATTTCTGACGGGATAGCTGGCGGCGCCAATGTAACAATTTTGATTCCTTTTCGTATTCATAAAGATGCCGCCGCAGTAAACCCTTCAAAGGAGTGA
- the surE gene encoding 5'/3'-nucleotidase SurE, translated as MSERPKILVTNDDGIFSHGIWALCNAMKSIGEPYVVAPDSEKSAVGHAITLSDPLRVAKVERHGEFFGWSVNGTPADCVKLGVKGILEFKPDLVVSGINQGSNAAVNVIYSGTVSAATEGAIMGIPSIAFSLTSFTNRDFSGAAEVAKVLADAALKNGIPEDTLLSVNIPALPLSEIKGIKITRQGRGRFEEFFEKRTDLTNRTYYWLGGKKLVLDTDDDVDEVAISRQYVAVTPLHLDLTQYRFLAELRNWQLDLPQ; from the coding sequence ATGAGCGAACGCCCAAAAATTCTGGTGACCAACGACGACGGCATTTTTTCTCACGGTATTTGGGCGTTGTGCAATGCCATGAAAAGCATCGGCGAGCCATACGTGGTTGCACCCGATTCCGAGAAAAGCGCGGTTGGGCATGCGATCACACTGTCTGATCCGCTGCGGGTCGCAAAAGTGGAACGCCACGGCGAATTTTTCGGATGGTCGGTGAACGGCACACCCGCAGATTGCGTAAAATTGGGCGTAAAAGGCATTCTGGAATTCAAACCGGATTTGGTCGTTTCCGGCATCAATCAGGGCAGTAACGCCGCCGTAAATGTCATTTATTCCGGGACAGTTTCCGCCGCAACCGAAGGCGCGATAATGGGCATTCCATCCATTGCTTTTTCCCTCACCAGCTTCACCAACCGCGATTTTTCCGGTGCCGCGGAAGTGGCAAAAGTGTTGGCGGATGCTGCTTTAAAAAATGGAATACCGGAAGATACGTTGCTCAGCGTAAACATTCCCGCATTGCCGCTTTCGGAAATCAAAGGTATCAAAATTACCCGGCAGGGGCGCGGCAGGTTTGAGGAATTTTTTGAAAAACGCACCGATCTCACCAACCGCACCTACTACTGGCTGGGTGGCAAAAAACTGGTGCTCGATACCGACGACGACGTGGACGAAGTCGCCATCTCCCGCCAATATGTGGCGGTAACGCCGCTGCATCTGGATTTAACCCAATATCGTTTTCTCGCCGAACTGCGCAATTGGCAGCTCGATCTTCCCCAATAA
- a CDS encoding response regulator — protein MSRKPQPFYSENNQRQFTGDCHAISPSRAKSGIAGIVVGPAGVYQKPISAVRITELLLFLYEQPKVNENRKLLRRCDIKNEAEDENVNGDGRRVLIVEDNPVNQKLIRRLLEKKGYEITVANDGLEGIAAHESVRFDIVLMDMQMPRMDGLTATREIRQRELNSGTHVPIIALTANAMQGDREKCMQAGMDEYISKPIDTKELFRIISRFHDSK, from the coding sequence ATGAGCAGGAAGCCGCAGCCATTTTATTCAGAAAATAATCAGCGCCAATTTACCGGTGATTGTCATGCAATATCACCATCACGGGCGAAATCAGGAATTGCTGGAATCGTTGTCGGACCGGCTGGTGTTTATCAAAAACCGATTTCCGCGGTGCGGATTACCGAGTTGCTGCTGTTTTTGTATGAGCAGCCTAAAGTCAACGAAAACAGAAAGTTACTGCGCCGTTGTGATATCAAAAACGAAGCAGAGGACGAAAATGTTAACGGTGACGGTCGTCGTGTTTTGATTGTCGAAGATAACCCGGTAAACCAAAAATTAATCCGGCGGCTGCTCGAGAAAAAAGGATACGAAATTACCGTTGCCAACGACGGTTTGGAAGGCATCGCCGCTCACGAATCTGTTCGGTTTGATATTGTGTTGATGGACATGCAAATGCCCCGGATGGATGGTCTGACCGCCACCCGCGAAATCCGCCAGCGGGAGCTGAATTCCGGCACACATGTGCCAATTATCGCACTAACGGCAAACGCCATGCAGGGCGATCGCGAAAAATGCATGCAAGCCGGAATGGATGAATACATTTCCAAACCGATCGATACGAAAGAGTTGTTCCGGATTATTAGCAGATTTCATGATAGTAAATAG
- a CDS encoding M20/M25/M40 family metallo-hydrolase encodes MNRCLKILSLCCLLIWGLPATGFAQMETEENKDEKMVKAIFDEALQSGETYQLLDYLCNTIGPRLSGSENAAKAVQWTRQVMESFPFDNVFLQSVMVPHWERGAKEIAQIVPKSGNRVDLNVLAIGGSVPTADDGILAEVVEVQSLDEVAELGREKIAGKIVFYNRAFDQRVIRTGAGYGGAVDQRARGASRAAEFGALGIVIRSVTSSFDDQPHTGTLIYADSLPKIPAAALGFQSADKLTDALKNNPALKLFLKINSKWFEDAPSHNVIGELKGSENPDEIILVGGHLDSWDVGHGAHDDGAGCMHSIIALRTLQKIGYKPRHTLRAVMFMNEENGTRGGKKYAELAVQNGENHIVLIESDAGGFSPRGFGVTAEDSSLEKMRNWLPLFPRETISFFNKGGGGVDIGPLHKADGSPMIGFMPDSQRMFDVHHSANDTFDSVNRRELELGTASIAALIYLIDQYGM; translated from the coding sequence ATGAATCGTTGTCTAAAAATCCTGAGTTTGTGCTGTTTGCTGATTTGGGGATTGCCCGCTACCGGTTTTGCCCAAATGGAAACAGAAGAAAACAAGGATGAAAAAATGGTGAAAGCCATTTTTGATGAAGCCCTGCAAAGTGGCGAAACCTACCAATTGCTGGATTATTTGTGCAACACTATCGGACCACGGTTGAGTGGCTCCGAAAACGCCGCAAAAGCAGTGCAGTGGACACGGCAGGTGATGGAAAGTTTTCCGTTCGACAACGTTTTTTTGCAAAGCGTGATGGTGCCGCACTGGGAACGCGGTGCAAAAGAGATCGCGCAAATTGTCCCGAAATCTGGCAATCGCGTTGATTTGAACGTGCTGGCGATCGGCGGATCGGTTCCCACAGCGGATGACGGTATTCTGGCGGAAGTGGTGGAAGTGCAATCGCTGGACGAAGTTGCCGAACTGGGTCGCGAAAAAATTGCCGGAAAAATTGTGTTTTATAACCGTGCGTTCGATCAGCGGGTGATCCGCACCGGCGCCGGATACGGCGGAGCGGTAGATCAGCGGGCACGCGGTGCCAGTCGTGCGGCAGAATTCGGCGCGCTGGGCATTGTTATTCGTTCCGTTACATCATCATTTGATGATCAACCGCATACCGGAACATTGATTTATGCGGATTCGCTGCCCAAAATTCCCGCAGCGGCACTCGGTTTTCAATCCGCAGATAAACTCACCGATGCGTTGAAAAACAATCCTGCGCTCAAATTATTTTTGAAAATCAACAGCAAATGGTTTGAAGATGCTCCGTCGCACAACGTTATTGGCGAGCTGAAAGGCAGCGAAAATCCCGATGAAATTATCCTCGTTGGCGGACACCTCGATAGCTGGGATGTCGGGCACGGCGCGCACGACGACGGCGCCGGATGCATGCATTCCATTATCGCGCTGCGAACGTTGCAGAAAATCGGTTACAAACCGCGCCATACACTCCGTGCGGTGATGTTTATGAACGAAGAAAACGGCACGCGCGGCGGCAAAAAATATGCGGAACTGGCTGTCCAAAACGGTGAAAATCACATCGTTTTGATCGAAAGCGACGCCGGCGGCTTCAGTCCGCGCGGTTTTGGTGTAACCGCAGAAGATTCTTCATTGGAAAAAATGCGCAACTGGTTGCCGCTTTTCCCCCGCGAAACCATCTCGTTTTTCAACAAAGGCGGTGGCGGCGTGGATATCGGTCCGCTGCACAAAGCGGACGGCTCGCCGATGATTGGATTTATGCCGGACAGCCAGCGCATGTTCGATGTGCACCACTCCGCAAACGATACGTTCGACAGCGTGAATCGTCGCGAACTGGAGTTGGGCACAGCGTCAATTGCCGCACTGATTTATTTGATTGACCAATACGGGATGTGA
- a CDS encoding metallophosphoesterase has translation MKILHTADLHLRSITDVRWQALERVVELAQSENVRVLAISGDLFDSDADGQTLRPKIREVFERFGGNVLIIPGNHDANAYPDGTYFGDNVTILRDLLMPETIDGVCFWGFPYEEMGEEEILPFLTMAAERAEPDATHVLLFHGELYDMIGGWAEYGEEGRQRYLPVKLSYFQRLPWQYVLAGHFHSNFSVHEIQENQYFVYSGSPVSVTRRETGIRKVNLFTIGEVPQPRLLNSFYYHILRISLDPFAEKTPLQTITERMVNLPEHAGMLLHINGFINSKKLAMSETELREALLRLVSEKGDIASIEFRDVHEVLENDLFKRFRERLDARDLDDAEKQRILDVTVKAMMEINE, from the coding sequence ATGAAAATTTTACACACAGCAGATTTGCATTTACGCAGCATTACCGATGTGCGATGGCAGGCACTGGAACGGGTTGTTGAACTGGCGCAATCAGAAAATGTTCGTGTGCTGGCCATCAGCGGCGATCTGTTCGATAGCGATGCCGACGGGCAAACATTACGCCCAAAAATCCGCGAAGTTTTCGAACGATTTGGCGGGAACGTGCTGATCATCCCGGGAAATCACGATGCCAACGCTTATCCGGATGGCACCTATTTTGGTGATAACGTGACCATATTGCGTGATTTGCTGATGCCGGAAACCATCGACGGCGTATGCTTTTGGGGATTTCCCTACGAAGAAATGGGTGAAGAAGAAATCCTGCCATTTTTGACAATGGCTGCGGAACGCGCCGAACCTGACGCAACCCACGTGCTTTTATTCCACGGCGAATTGTATGATATGATTGGCGGATGGGCGGAATATGGCGAGGAAGGGCGGCAACGGTATTTGCCCGTAAAGCTCAGCTATTTTCAGCGATTGCCGTGGCAATACGTACTCGCGGGACATTTTCATAGCAATTTTTCGGTGCACGAAATTCAGGAAAATCAATACTTTGTGTATTCCGGGTCACCGGTTTCGGTTACCCGCCGGGAAACGGGCATCCGCAAAGTGAATTTATTTACCATTGGCGAAGTGCCGCAGCCGCGATTGCTCAATAGTTTTTATTATCACATTTTGCGAATTTCGCTGGATCCGTTTGCGGAGAAAACGCCGCTGCAAACGATCACCGAACGGATGGTTAATTTGCCGGAACACGCCGGAATGCTGCTGCACATCAACGGATTTATCAACAGCAAAAAATTGGCGATGAGCGAAACGGAACTGCGCGAGGCGTTGTTGCGGCTGGTCAGCGAAAAAGGCGATATCGCCAGCATTGAATTTCGCGATGTGCACGAAGTGCTGGAGAACGATCTGTTCAAAAGATTCCGGGAACGGCTGGATGCCAGAGATTTGGATGACGCGGAAAAGCAGCGCATTCTGGATGTTACCGTGAAGGCAATGATGGAGATAAACGAATGA
- a CDS encoding AAA family ATPase, which translates to MRIKEFRVHRYGPLGESGVVKLENFNLFYGNNEDGKTLTLEAMVNFLLGKRAKIFPGIDRVSHRPEGYLQLENQSGETFMLPEAGDISSIMNVTAEEYRNLFIIRNSDLTISRESEFYDAISERLTGLRTGSVQKVIDKLREIGDFTPTMEVVNTRESHYLKKRLLAARELVDECELLYHEAASDGYDIVEENLVEIQQRLRSAEERISGLGKARQRERYENGRRHLDLIYNLQQQLNVFPELNDEIYLQWQQMENVVREKEAELNASIRQSQSIENELAEEQRKLLEQRNTFEVVRQRKFAVDNRLRPLMQQMNEYRKDNAKFMASKPFFTTAIAVFLLVALISLAGVMWQPGNTGILVAAASSATGTFLMSLFYYFRFISPTGEHQLRVSDALLMAEEINLPGENLSQIQEQILRLEETYQRQQKQINEAESRVQFLEKTYANLRDERIEGLQARISEAQNSIKKIHQSSKMDTPAEYQRKLKERQRVEQKINESVTVLTSFFGPASGDLTEQLQQWESSVYDLRSYQSEAANIAFEEKTLAQATDERDDLLSEIQMLQQQLHEFRTRLGDIERRAYEVVLPEEDRFPSRTLSDLKQLDHMLKQFISDTEMRQHNVRTSINIFEEIEREEREKIRELFGEGSRISNIYSEITDALYPVVHYDADESGIRIQRSDGKKLLPSWLSSGAYDQLYFAVRIALGERLLQSEKGFFILDDPFLKSDSKRLRQQLDMLVEISKQGWQILYFSAKDEVVSTLNHHIDSGLVALQEAPQVDYKVDA; encoded by the coding sequence ATGAGAATAAAGGAGTTCCGAGTCCATCGCTATGGCCCGTTGGGCGAAAGCGGCGTGGTCAAACTGGAAAACTTCAACCTTTTTTATGGCAATAACGAAGACGGAAAAACCCTCACTCTCGAAGCGATGGTCAATTTCCTGCTCGGCAAACGCGCAAAAATTTTCCCGGGCATCGACCGGGTTTCGCACCGGCCGGAAGGGTATTTGCAACTTGAAAATCAGTCCGGCGAAACGTTTATGCTGCCGGAAGCCGGTGATATTTCCAGCATCATGAACGTTACTGCGGAGGAATATCGCAACCTGTTCATCATTCGCAACAGCGATTTGACGATCTCCCGCGAAAGCGAATTTTACGACGCCATTTCCGAACGCCTGACCGGTTTGCGAACCGGATCGGTGCAAAAAGTGATCGACAAATTGCGGGAAATCGGTGATTTTACGCCAACGATGGAAGTGGTGAATACTCGCGAAAGCCACTATCTCAAAAAGCGATTGCTGGCAGCGCGGGAATTGGTGGATGAGTGCGAATTGCTCTATCACGAAGCTGCGTCCGATGGCTACGATATTGTGGAAGAAAATCTGGTGGAAATCCAGCAACGGCTGCGAAGCGCCGAAGAGCGCATCAGCGGATTGGGCAAAGCCCGCCAGCGGGAGCGCTATGAAAACGGGCGGCGTCATCTCGACCTGATTTACAATCTCCAGCAACAACTCAATGTTTTTCCAGAACTTAACGACGAAATTTATCTGCAATGGCAGCAGATGGAAAATGTGGTTCGCGAAAAAGAAGCCGAATTGAACGCCAGCATCCGGCAAAGCCAGTCCATCGAAAATGAGCTTGCGGAAGAGCAGCGCAAATTACTCGAACAACGCAATACGTTTGAGGTGGTTCGCCAACGGAAGTTTGCGGTAGATAACCGGCTCCGCCCGCTCATGCAGCAAATGAACGAATACCGTAAAGACAACGCCAAGTTTATGGCGAGCAAACCGTTCTTCACTACGGCGATAGCCGTGTTTTTACTGGTGGCGCTAATTTCGCTGGCGGGAGTGATGTGGCAGCCGGGAAATACGGGCATTTTGGTTGCGGCGGCATCGTCTGCAACCGGCACTTTTTTGATGTCGCTTTTTTACTATTTCCGGTTTATCAGCCCCACCGGCGAACATCAGTTACGGGTGTCGGATGCCTTGCTGATGGCTGAAGAAATCAACCTTCCTGGCGAGAATCTATCGCAGATACAGGAGCAGATTTTGCGGCTGGAAGAAACCTATCAGCGACAACAAAAGCAAATTAATGAAGCAGAGAGCCGCGTTCAGTTTCTAGAGAAAACCTACGCAAATTTGCGCGATGAGCGCATCGAAGGATTACAGGCACGTATTTCCGAAGCGCAAAACAGCATCAAAAAAATTCATCAATCCAGCAAAATGGACACGCCGGCGGAATACCAGCGCAAGCTGAAAGAGCGCCAGCGGGTGGAGCAAAAAATCAACGAGTCTGTCACGGTTCTCACCAGCTTTTTTGGTCCGGCATCCGGCGATTTGACGGAGCAATTGCAGCAGTGGGAATCATCGGTTTACGATTTGCGAAGCTACCAATCCGAAGCAGCGAACATTGCATTCGAGGAAAAAACGCTGGCACAGGCAACCGATGAACGGGATGATTTGCTGTCGGAAATTCAGATGTTGCAGCAGCAATTGCATGAATTTCGCACCCGCCTCGGTGATATCGAACGTCGGGCGTACGAGGTTGTATTGCCGGAAGAAGACCGCTTTCCCAGCCGTACACTCAGCGATCTGAAGCAGCTGGATCACATGCTCAAACAGTTCATTAGCGATACGGAAATGCGTCAGCACAACGTGCGGACATCCATCAATATTTTTGAAGAAATCGAACGGGAAGAGCGCGAAAAAATTCGCGAATTGTTTGGAGAAGGTAGTCGTATCTCTAATATTTACAGCGAAATAACCGATGCGCTTTATCCGGTTGTGCATTACGATGCAGATGAAAGTGGCATTCGCATTCAGCGCAGCGACGGCAAAAAATTGCTGCCCTCGTGGCTATCAAGCGGTGCGTATGACCAGCTTTATTTTGCCGTGCGGATCGCGCTTGGCGAACGGTTGCTACAATCGGAAAAGGGCTTTTTTATTCTCGATGACCCGTTTCTCAAATCCGATTCCAAACGGTTGCGGCAGCAATTGGATATGCTGGTGGAAATTTCCAAACAAGGTTGGCAAATCCTCTATTTTTCCGCGAAAGATGAAGTGGTCAGCACGCTGAATCATCACATCGACAGCGGTTTGGTGGCACTGCAGGAAGCCCCGCAAGTCGATTACAAAGTTGATGCTTAG
- a CDS encoding DUF2236 domain-containing protein, whose translation MITSEKTSRYQFPPGTQTWRINKEIALLLGGGRALLMQIAHPMVAQGVADHSDFRERPLDRLFRTLFSIIQIVFAEREVAQQVAARVRTVHRSVTGEMGETVGSFEQKRRYFAENPVLLMWVFATLVDTSIVIYELLFQPLSDAEKEQFYRESCIWGGWLGVSADVLPPDYPAFCSYLQSMADTGQLAVGVAGREICESIFRPNIRWIPNIALAPVKFLTIGMLPKSLRPAFGFDWSDRQEKRFRRIISIFRWLLRFTPERMRSLPMAWKIRRETR comes from the coding sequence ATGATAACATCAGAGAAAACAAGTCGTTACCAATTCCCGCCGGGAACGCAAACCTGGCGAATAAACAAAGAAATCGCACTGCTGCTCGGCGGCGGGCGCGCGCTGCTGATGCAAATTGCCCACCCGATGGTCGCACAGGGTGTTGCTGATCACAGCGATTTTCGAGAACGACCGCTAGACCGACTGTTTCGCACATTGTTCAGCATTATCCAGATTGTATTTGCGGAGCGCGAAGTTGCCCAACAAGTTGCCGCCCGCGTTCGCACTGTTCACCGCAGCGTTACCGGCGAAATGGGCGAAACGGTTGGTTCGTTCGAACAAAAGCGGCGGTATTTTGCAGAAAATCCGGTGCTGCTGATGTGGGTTTTTGCCACGCTGGTGGATACTTCGATTGTCATTTACGAGCTGCTGTTTCAACCGTTGAGCGATGCGGAAAAAGAGCAGTTTTACCGGGAAAGCTGCATTTGGGGCGGTTGGTTGGGCGTTTCGGCAGATGTGCTGCCGCCGGATTATCCGGCATTTTGCAGCTATCTGCAAAGCATGGCAGACACCGGACAACTGGCAGTTGGCGTTGCGGGGCGCGAGATTTGCGAAAGTATTTTTCGTCCGAATATTCGTTGGATTCCCAATATTGCGCTGGCGCCGGTGAAATTTTTGACGATCGGGATGCTGCCAAAATCATTACGCCCCGCATTCGGTTTCGATTGGTCTGATCGGCAGGAAAAACGCTTCCGCCGGATTATTTCCATTTTTCGTTGGTTGTTGCGATTCACGCCGGAACGGATGCGGTCATTGCCGATGGCCTGGAAAATTCGCCGGGAAACCCGTTGA
- a CDS encoding TetR family transcriptional regulator, whose product MRENLEIRQQIIDAAIDLHITTGGNFTLKQLCQKAKIKQGEFYQQFNSKNQVLGQFYPLCVQRCREMSLQIEAYHSMSLAEKLGNFIYMMFDLLQEQREFVDETFGEMVFQNTGTAFHREVADVIGEILESDPQIPDLQRSFLLNAQMYDVLAKEYIHLLKFWLSDDSQNFEKSMALTDKLVNFLEEVLHSNVIGRAADLLKFFVQNDVVKLNFPLIKWLIQR is encoded by the coding sequence ATGCGGGAAAACCTGGAAATTCGTCAGCAGATCATTGATGCGGCAATCGATTTGCACATCACCACTGGCGGCAACTTTACGCTGAAACAGCTTTGCCAGAAGGCGAAAATCAAACAGGGTGAATTTTATCAGCAATTCAACAGCAAAAATCAGGTGCTCGGACAATTTTACCCGCTGTGCGTGCAGCGCTGCCGGGAAATGTCGCTGCAAATTGAAGCTTACCACAGCATGAGTTTGGCTGAAAAGCTGGGCAATTTTATTTACATGATGTTCGATCTGCTACAGGAACAGCGCGAATTTGTGGACGAAACGTTCGGGGAAATGGTTTTCCAAAATACCGGGACGGCGTTTCATCGCGAAGTTGCCGATGTCATTGGCGAAATTTTGGAAAGCGATCCGCAAATTCCCGATCTGCAGCGCTCTTTTTTGCTCAATGCCCAAATGTATGATGTTTTGGCGAAAGAATACATTCATCTGTTGAAATTCTGGCTTTCCGATGACAGCCAAAATTTCGAGAAAAGCATGGCGCTGACAGATAAACTGGTCAATTTTTTGGAGGAAGTGCTGCACAGTAACGTGATTGGACGCGCCGCAGACTTGCTGAAATTTTTTGTCCAAAATGATGTTGTAAAGTTGAACTTTCCGCTAATAAAATGGCTGATTCAGCGATAA
- a CDS encoding response regulator transcription factor, with amino-acid sequence MKYIRTLIVDDEPLAREKLRHLLDAENDVQVVAECDNGEKALAMVRVTAPEIVFLDINLPGMMGTEIADTLNQLVKPPAVVFVSAHNQFAMKAFELNVLDYLLKPFDPARLKKAIQKYRDLHQTETPEALDSHLQSLLSQLTRRPRYMERVLIRSGDDILIMKTDDIDWIEAAGNYVYLHTGKKSRLLRETMNNLQEKLDPDKFIRIHRSCIVNIERIRKMQPSSHGELIIVMSDNTELTLTRTYRDNLIGRFEIPA; translated from the coding sequence ATGAAGTACATTCGAACGTTAATCGTCGATGATGAACCGCTGGCACGCGAAAAACTGCGCCATTTACTGGACGCAGAAAACGATGTGCAAGTGGTCGCCGAATGCGATAATGGCGAAAAAGCGCTCGCAATGGTTCGCGTAACCGCACCGGAAATCGTATTTCTGGATATTAATTTGCCCGGAATGATGGGCACGGAAATCGCGGATACACTCAACCAGCTCGTCAAACCGCCGGCGGTGGTTTTTGTTTCGGCACACAATCAATTTGCGATGAAAGCCTTCGAACTGAACGTGCTCGATTACCTGCTGAAGCCGTTTGATCCGGCGCGACTCAAAAAAGCCATTCAAAAATACCGCGATTTACACCAGACAGAAACGCCGGAAGCGCTGGATTCGCACCTGCAAAGCCTGCTTTCCCAGCTCACTCGTCGCCCGCGATACATGGAGCGCGTGCTCATCCGCAGCGGCGATGATATTTTGATCATGAAAACAGATGATATCGATTGGATTGAAGCGGCGGGAAACTACGTCTATCTGCACACCGGCAAAAAATCGCGTTTGCTACGCGAAACGATGAACAATTTGCAGGAAAAACTCGATCCGGATAAATTTATCCGCATCCATCGCTCCTGCATCGTGAATATCGAGCGGATTCGCAAAATGCAGCCGTCATCGCATGGGGAATTGATCATCGTGATGAGCGACAACACCGAGCTGACCCTCACACGAACATACCGGGACAACCTCATCGGGCGATTCGAAATCCCGGCTTAG
- a CDS encoding hemerythrin family protein — protein sequence MSGSLRIAWDDSLSSGNRAVDIQHKYLIDIINELADVIEQKKGRQAVKKVINLLKYYTVWHFEREEKCMEKFNCPTAKANKGAHAKFIETFLQFESDYRNGASDDLAMRMYKELTDWLVSHIKKIDGGLASCVHTDSSH from the coding sequence ATGAGTGGATCTCTGAGAATCGCCTGGGATGACTCGCTAAGTTCCGGTAATCGCGCGGTGGATATCCAGCACAAATATCTCATCGATATTATTAATGAACTTGCGGATGTTATCGAGCAGAAAAAAGGGCGTCAGGCAGTAAAAAAAGTCATCAATTTGCTGAAATATTACACCGTTTGGCATTTTGAGCGCGAAGAAAAATGTATGGAAAAGTTCAATTGTCCGACAGCAAAAGCCAACAAAGGTGCTCACGCCAAATTTATTGAAACATTTTTGCAGTTTGAAAGCGATTATCGCAACGGCGCTTCCGACGATCTGGCGATGCGGATGTACAAAGAGCTGACAGACTGGCTGGTATCACACATCAAAAAAATTGACGGCGGTCTGGCATCGTGCGTTCACACCGATTCCTCCCACTAA